GCGAAGCGGCCCCAGTACACGATCATGTACCCGACCGTCGCGCCGGCGTGGCCCAGCATCGCCGGCCAGACGTTGCCGAGGCGCTCGCGCAGCCAACCCCAGAAGCAGCCGGCGGCGAACACGGCCAGCAGCGCCGGCAGCGCCGCGGACCACGAGCCCAGCAGCACCAGCAGCGTCACGCCGTGGTAGGACGCGTACGCCAGCGCCGCGGCCGCGATCGCCGCCGGCCGCGGGCGCCAGCCCGCCAGCCGCGTCTGGACGTACCCGCGCCAGTACGACTCTTCCGCCGGGCCGTTGAGCAGCAGCATCACGGCGAGCATGGCACCGCTGTGCGACCGGTCGACGCCCCAGCCCGCCAGCCCGTCCAGGACGCGCTGGTCCACCAGCAGGACCCCTTCCAGAACCTTGAAGCCGAACCAGGATCCCGCCGCCATCACGACGCCGACCACGAGGCCGGCGAGCAGGCCGGCCCCGGCCCGTCCTCCGGTCCACCCCACTTCCCTCGCGTGGTCGCGCCAGGAGCGGCGCCGCAGCAGCACGCTGTCGATCAGCGGCCAGAGCAGGCAGATCCCGAAGTGGTAGGCCAGGAAGACGGCCCACACGCTGTGCAGGCCCGCCAGAGCGGCGACCACGACGGCGGGCGGGACCAGCAGCAAGAGGAGCGCCTCGCGCCCGCTACGGTGTCGATCGACCATAGCGTCATCCCCGGGCGCGCGTCGCGCCGGCGGAGGTGCGAGAACTTCGACGCCCGTCCGCGGCGCCTTCACTCCACGAGCATCACTCGGGCCGTGCTCACCCCGCCCGCGGCGCGCAACCGCAACAGATAGGCGCCCGCCGCCGGAGCTGACCCGCCGGCGCTCCCGTCCCAGACCGCCGCCTGGCGCCCCGCCGGCAGGTCGGCGTCAAGCAGGACCGCAACGCGGC
This sequence is a window from bacterium. Protein-coding genes within it:
- a CDS encoding CPBP family intramembrane metalloprotease translates to MVDRHRSGREALLLLLVPPAVVVAALAGLHSVWAVFLAYHFGICLLWPLIDSVLLRRRSWRDHAREVGWTGGRAGAGLLAGLVVGVVMAAGSWFGFKVLEGVLLVDQRVLDGLAGWGVDRSHSGAMLAVMLLLNGPAEESYWRGYVQTRLAGWRPRPAAIAAAALAYASYHGVTLLVLLGSWSAALPALLAVFAAGCFWGWLRERLGNVWPAMLGHAGATVGYMIVYWGRFARP